From one Halothece sp. PCC 7418 genomic stretch:
- the hisS gene encoding histidine--tRNA ligase: protein MGKISALRGTRDILPEEVSYWQEVETVAKEILTKAAYTEIRAPIFEQTALFERGIGEATDVVSKEMYTFRDRGDRSCTLRPEGTAGVVRAFIEHGLHNQGIQRLWYAGPMFRYERPQAGRQRQFHQIGLELIGSPSPVADVETIALATDILETLGLKHLSLQLNSVGNTEDRQRYRNALVEYLTPYKDKLDADSQDRLTRNPLRILDSKDEQTQAILQAAPRLIDHLGDESRKHFEQVQTQLTDLGIDYTLNSNLVRGLDYYTHTAFEIQSADLGAQATVCGGGRYDGLIAELGGNETPAMGWAIGMERLILLLKELKAVPDPELDFYVVSRGDRAPAKALTIAQTLRHQGWRVELDLSGSQLKKQFKRADRNGAIACLILGDTEVEEGTINLKWMATQEQTVINQQELLANNEELRQQILQAKNRN from the coding sequence ATGGGAAAAATTAGTGCTTTACGCGGAACGAGAGATATATTGCCAGAAGAAGTCAGTTACTGGCAGGAAGTGGAAACCGTTGCTAAGGAAATTCTAACCAAGGCAGCTTATACCGAGATTCGAGCGCCCATTTTTGAACAAACAGCGTTATTTGAACGCGGGATCGGAGAAGCCACTGATGTCGTCAGTAAAGAAATGTACACCTTTCGCGATCGCGGCGATCGCAGCTGTACCCTCAGACCCGAAGGAACAGCAGGTGTCGTTCGTGCGTTTATTGAACATGGACTGCATAATCAAGGCATCCAACGGTTATGGTACGCAGGCCCCATGTTTCGTTATGAACGCCCACAAGCGGGACGACAACGGCAATTTCACCAGATTGGACTAGAGTTGATTGGTTCTCCTTCTCCTGTGGCGGATGTAGAAACGATCGCGCTGGCGACAGATATTTTAGAAACCCTCGGCTTAAAACATCTCAGCTTACAACTCAACTCCGTCGGGAATACCGAAGATCGCCAACGGTATCGCAACGCACTGGTGGAATATTTAACCCCCTACAAAGACAAACTGGATGCAGACTCTCAAGATCGTCTCACCCGTAACCCCCTGCGGATTCTCGACAGTAAAGACGAACAAACCCAAGCCATTCTCCAAGCAGCCCCCCGTCTGATCGATCATCTTGGAGACGAGTCACGGAAACACTTTGAGCAAGTCCAAACCCAACTCACCGATTTAGGCATTGACTACACCCTCAACTCGAACTTAGTGCGCGGTTTAGATTATTACACCCATACCGCATTTGAGATTCAATCGGCGGATTTAGGCGCACAAGCCACAGTTTGTGGCGGTGGACGCTATGACGGCTTAATTGCTGAACTCGGCGGAAATGAAACCCCAGCGATGGGCTGGGCGATTGGAATGGAACGGTTGATTTTGCTGTTGAAGGAACTGAAAGCCGTTCCCGATCCTGAATTAGACTTTTATGTTGTCTCTCGCGGCGATCGCGCCCCCGCTAAAGCCTTAACCATTGCTCAAACCTTGCGTCATCAAGGCTGGCGTGTCGAATTAGACCTCAGTGGGAGTCAACTGAAAAAACAATTTAAACGGGCTGACAGAAACGGCGCGATCGCCTGTTTAATTTTAGGCGATACTGAGGTTGAAGAAGGGACAATTAACTTAAAATGGATGGCAACGCAAGAACAAACTGTTATCAATCAGCAGGAACTTCTTGCCAATAACGAGGAACTCCGTCAGCAAATTTTGCAAGCCAAGAATCGGAACTAG
- the thiD gene encoding bifunctional hydroxymethylpyrimidine kinase/phosphomethylpyrimidine kinase, protein MTYPTALTIAGSDSGGGAGIQADLKTFAFQQVHGTSAITCVTAQNTVGVQRVDPLAPEAVTAQIQSVVDDIGVQGVKTGMLLNAGIIQAVGRMIETYQLQSILVLDPVMVSRSGAQLLDDSAVEALKQLIPLAALVTPNRYEAQMLSGLDNIQTLDEMKSAAEIIVRNGAKSVLVKGGAMSGEARGADVWFDGEAFDILQAQPVETQNNHGTGCTLSAAIAAHIAFGKDLKTAVHIAKEYLTTALESALDLGAGSGPVGHFFPLQRHNQ, encoded by the coding sequence TTGACCTATCCAACAGCCTTAACGATCGCGGGATCGGATAGTGGAGGCGGGGCGGGAATCCAAGCCGATTTAAAAACCTTCGCTTTTCAACAAGTCCACGGCACCAGTGCTATTACCTGTGTCACGGCTCAAAATACCGTAGGCGTGCAACGGGTCGATCCCTTAGCACCAGAAGCCGTCACCGCCCAAATTCAGTCCGTTGTGGATGATATTGGAGTGCAAGGGGTGAAAACAGGAATGCTCCTCAATGCGGGGATTATTCAGGCGGTGGGACGCATGATTGAAACCTATCAATTACAATCCATCTTAGTTTTAGATCCCGTGATGGTGTCTCGCAGTGGCGCGCAGTTATTGGATGATTCGGCGGTAGAAGCCCTAAAACAGTTGATTCCCCTCGCTGCGTTAGTGACCCCTAATCGTTATGAAGCGCAAATGTTGAGCGGGTTGGACAACATTCAAACCCTTGATGAAATGAAATCTGCAGCAGAAATTATTGTTCGCAATGGCGCAAAATCTGTTTTAGTCAAAGGAGGAGCAATGTCTGGAGAAGCGCGAGGGGCTGATGTTTGGTTTGATGGGGAAGCGTTTGACATTTTGCAAGCCCAACCTGTTGAGACTCAAAATAATCATGGCACTGGTTGCACCCTTTCCGCAGCGATCGCGGCTCATATTGCTTTCGGGAAAGACTTAAAAACCGCAGTACACATTGCTAAAGAATATCTTACCACTGCTTTAGAATCTGCTTTAGACTTAGGAGCAGGCAGTGGCCCTGTAGGACATTTTTTCCCCTTGCAACGTCACAATCAATAG
- the ftsZ gene encoding cell division protein FtsZ gives MSSDDNHSFDDDLNLDELLNSSHSNDPKSTKTEARSDNIVPGNVARIKVIGVGGAGCNAVNRMIASDVTGVEFWAINTDAQALSRASAPNRLQVGEKLTRGLGAGGNPSIGQKAAEESRDEISSALENTDLAFITAGMGGGTGTGAAPIVAEVAKEMGCLTVGVVTRPFTFEGRRRTSQAEEGTSALQTRVDTLIVIPNNKLLSVIDEQTPVQDAFRVADDILRQGVQGISDIITIPGLVNVDFADVRAVMADAGSALMGIGTASGKSRAAEAATGAISSPLLESSIQGAKGVVFNITGGSDLTLHEVNTAAETIYDNVDPNANIIFGAVIDDEKMEGEIRITVIATGFSGEEPKKTQKKETKTTPQTKNPSPLPQKTKPETKSDGENKGLDIPEFLQRRRRR, from the coding sequence ATGTCTAGTGATGATAATCATTCCTTTGATGACGATTTGAATTTAGATGAACTACTGAACTCATCTCATAGCAATGATCCTAAATCCACGAAAACAGAAGCAAGGAGCGACAATATCGTGCCAGGAAATGTGGCAAGAATTAAAGTAATTGGCGTTGGGGGGGCTGGTTGTAATGCAGTTAACAGAATGATTGCTAGTGATGTCACTGGTGTTGAATTCTGGGCAATTAATACCGATGCCCAAGCTCTATCCCGAGCGAGTGCGCCCAACCGCCTGCAAGTAGGCGAAAAGTTGACCCGAGGCTTAGGGGCTGGGGGAAATCCTTCCATTGGGCAAAAAGCAGCAGAAGAATCCCGCGATGAAATTTCCAGTGCCCTAGAAAATACGGATCTCGCCTTCATTACCGCAGGCATGGGCGGAGGAACTGGCACAGGAGCAGCCCCCATTGTTGCTGAAGTCGCCAAAGAAATGGGTTGTTTGACCGTTGGCGTTGTGACCCGTCCCTTTACCTTTGAGGGTCGTCGTCGCACGAGCCAAGCGGAAGAAGGGACATCAGCCCTGCAAACTCGCGTTGATACCCTGATTGTTATTCCCAATAATAAATTACTTTCCGTAATTGACGAACAAACCCCCGTTCAAGATGCTTTCCGTGTTGCTGACGATATCCTCCGACAAGGGGTGCAAGGAATCTCGGATATTATTACCATTCCTGGATTAGTCAATGTGGATTTTGCGGATGTTCGGGCGGTGATGGCAGATGCGGGATCAGCATTGATGGGGATTGGTACAGCCTCTGGAAAATCTCGGGCAGCAGAAGCAGCGACAGGGGCGATCTCTTCTCCCCTTCTGGAATCTTCCATTCAAGGAGCAAAAGGAGTCGTCTTTAATATTACTGGCGGGAGCGATTTAACGCTTCATGAAGTGAATACGGCAGCAGAAACGATTTATGATAACGTCGATCCCAATGCCAATATTATTTTTGGTGCGGTGATTGACGATGAAAAAATGGAAGGGGAAATTAGAATTACCGTGATTGCTACGGGCTTTTCTGGGGAAGAGCCGAAGAAAACACAGAAAAAAGAAACTAAAACCACCCCTCAAACCAAAAATCCTTCTCCCTTACCGCAAAAAACCAAGCCAGAAACGAAATCTGATGGGGAAAATAAAGGGTTAGATATCCCTGAGTTTTTACAACGCCGTCGTCGTCGCTAA
- a CDS encoding cell division protein FtsQ/DivIB yields the protein MTSTSSAVDIKGRRLALKQQRQIKIIQSCWRFVLVSSLMGGLVWLSLLPKWTIRQPQQVGIQGNQYLSSETIKSLVEETTSQSILTLTPDQIKEILQNQAPIAHVSVARELYPPRVTIAVTERQPVAVTLPNPSAINPQEKGYIDAKGMWMSVESYRSSETFTPPQLKVIGYQPHDRLQWAKLYPQLQALPITVHTVNWQDPANLILETELGEVHLGGNLETLPQQFQVLAKLKNLPEQQPPDQMRYINLKDPDFILIELLSDEK from the coding sequence ATGACATCCACTTCTTCTGCTGTTGACATCAAAGGTCGGAGATTGGCGCTCAAGCAGCAAAGACAAATCAAAATCATCCAATCTTGCTGGCGTTTTGTCCTCGTTTCCAGTTTAATGGGAGGGCTGGTGTGGTTGAGTTTACTACCGAAATGGACAATTCGTCAACCGCAACAAGTCGGAATTCAAGGCAATCAATACCTAAGTAGTGAAACGATTAAAAGCCTAGTGGAAGAGACGACCTCTCAATCGATTCTGACCCTAACTCCCGATCAGATCAAGGAAATTCTGCAAAACCAAGCTCCGATCGCGCACGTCAGTGTTGCTCGCGAACTCTATCCCCCTCGGGTTACCATTGCCGTCACAGAACGCCAACCAGTTGCCGTAACACTTCCTAACCCCAGTGCCATCAACCCACAAGAGAAAGGCTATATCGACGCGAAAGGAATGTGGATGTCTGTAGAAAGTTATCGTTCCTCAGAAACCTTCACCCCTCCGCAGTTGAAAGTCATTGGTTATCAACCTCACGATCGCCTGCAATGGGCGAAACTTTACCCGCAACTGCAAGCCCTCCCCATCACCGTCCATACCGTGAACTGGCAAGACCCAGCCAACCTCATTTTAGAAACCGAACTCGGTGAAGTTCATCTCGGGGGGAATTTAGAAACCCTTCCCCAACAATTCCAAGTCTTAGCAAAACTCAAAAATCTCCCAGAGCAACAGCCACCTGATCAAATGCGCTATATCAACTTGAAAGACCCTGATTTTATCCTGATTGAGCTCCTGTCTGACGAAAAATAA
- the ctpC gene encoding carboxyl-terminal processing protease CtpC, which produces MVMTKRGLVLGATAAMLTTVAVTGAGLHLSQSQAFFRESPKELVDEVWQIVNRQYVDATFNQVDWRAIRQEYLDRSYEDKEAAYEAIHQMLETLDDPYTRFMEPEEFKNLQIDTSGELTGVGIQIALDEETDYIRVISPIEDTPAYEAGILARDLIIAIDGQSTKGMDLNEAVKLIRGQPGSEVTLTIQRQNRAVDYEITRARIEVHPVRSRLHETPQGEDIGYIRLNQFSSNSPEEMRTAIKELQDKKVEGYVLDLRSNPGGLLYASVEIARMWIDEGKIVSTVDRQGEVERQKAKGNSLSDQPLVVLVDGGSASASEILSGALQDHNRAVVVGTKTFGKGLVQSVRSLGDGSGIAVTVAKYLTPDGRDINKEGIKPDIVSEMSEAQQKELQRDRGKIGTLDDPQFAKALSVLKQEIAKQETHLGVSQ; this is translated from the coding sequence ATGGTTATGACAAAACGTGGATTAGTTCTTGGGGCGACTGCAGCCATGTTGACCACAGTTGCTGTCACTGGCGCGGGGCTTCATTTATCGCAAAGTCAGGCTTTTTTCCGAGAGAGTCCAAAAGAGTTGGTTGATGAAGTCTGGCAGATTGTTAATCGCCAGTATGTTGATGCTACCTTTAATCAAGTGGATTGGCGCGCAATCCGACAGGAATATTTAGATCGTAGCTATGAAGACAAAGAAGCAGCGTATGAGGCGATTCATCAAATGCTGGAAACCCTCGATGATCCATACACGCGCTTCATGGAACCGGAAGAATTTAAGAATTTGCAGATTGATACCTCTGGTGAGTTAACTGGGGTTGGTATTCAAATTGCTTTAGATGAAGAAACCGATTATATTCGCGTTATTTCTCCGATTGAGGATACGCCAGCGTATGAAGCGGGAATTTTGGCCCGAGATTTGATCATTGCTATTGATGGTCAGAGTACCAAAGGGATGGACTTAAATGAAGCTGTGAAACTGATTCGAGGTCAGCCAGGATCTGAGGTGACCTTAACGATTCAGCGTCAAAATCGAGCAGTGGATTATGAGATTACTCGGGCGCGGATTGAGGTGCATCCAGTGCGATCGCGCTTGCATGAAACTCCTCAAGGAGAAGACATTGGCTATATTCGCCTCAATCAGTTTAGCTCTAATTCTCCTGAAGAAATGCGGACCGCCATTAAAGAACTGCAAGACAAGAAGGTAGAAGGCTATGTGTTAGATTTACGCTCAAATCCTGGGGGATTACTCTACGCCAGTGTGGAAATTGCTCGGATGTGGATTGATGAAGGGAAAATTGTTTCCACGGTGGATCGTCAAGGGGAAGTGGAACGCCAAAAAGCGAAAGGGAATTCCCTCAGTGATCAACCGTTAGTCGTCCTCGTGGACGGGGGATCAGCAAGTGCGAGTGAGATTCTCTCGGGTGCGTTACAAGATCATAACCGAGCGGTGGTTGTGGGAACGAAAACCTTTGGCAAAGGGCTGGTGCAGTCGGTACGCAGTTTAGGAGATGGCTCAGGCATTGCTGTAACGGTTGCGAAGTATCTCACCCCTGACGGGCGGGATATTAATAAAGAAGGGATTAAACCAGATATTGTCTCCGAAATGAGTGAAGCCCAGCAAAAAGAGCTCCAGCGCGATCGCGGTAAAATTGGAACTCTCGATGATCCGCAATTTGCTAAAGCCCTTTCGGTCTTGAAGCAAGAAATCGCCAAACAAGAGACACATCTGGGGGTGAGTCAGTAA
- the mgtE gene encoding magnesium transporter, whose amino-acid sequence MTEPVSSLENTHHSEIPQLVKNQLEMLLENGNLEGAKSLLVPVKAVDIAEAIENLPESMQAIAFRLLSKTEAIDVYEHLDSSVQQALIEEFKRQEVIEIVDQMSPDDRARLFDELPAKVVRRLLAHMSPKERKSTALLLGYQEDTAGRIMTPEYISLKDTLTVGQALERIRKLANASEIIYYLYVTDASRHLTGIVSLRDLVVTDPDVSLSEIVTREVVSVYTDTDQEEVARLIQRYDLLAIPVVDREQRLVGVVTVDDVMDILEQETTEDIYTLGGVQSDGDNYFQTNLLAVARKRVVWLFVLLLTNTVTGSIIQSHEAILQQVVTLAAFIPLLTGTGGNVGAQSSTVVIRGLNTDEIRSLGASYVIFREAIAGVLLGTILGSVATLWSYWLQGNLMVSFAVGASLIAIALLASVAGSALPFLFRALGLDPALMSAPFITTAVDVLGVLIYFTIARVVLGL is encoded by the coding sequence TTGACTGAACCTGTTTCTTCCCTCGAAAACACCCACCATAGCGAAATCCCTCAGTTGGTCAAAAATCAACTGGAGATGTTGCTGGAAAATGGCAACTTAGAAGGCGCAAAATCGCTGCTTGTCCCTGTCAAAGCAGTGGATATTGCTGAGGCGATCGAAAACCTGCCAGAATCCATGCAGGCGATCGCGTTTCGTTTGCTGTCTAAAACCGAAGCCATCGACGTTTACGAACATCTTGACTCTAGCGTTCAGCAAGCCCTGATTGAAGAATTCAAGCGTCAGGAAGTAATTGAAATTGTCGATCAGATGTCTCCTGATGATCGCGCTCGCTTATTTGATGAACTTCCCGCGAAAGTGGTGCGTCGCTTACTGGCGCACATGAGTCCGAAAGAGCGTAAGAGTACCGCTTTACTTCTAGGCTATCAGGAAGATACTGCGGGTCGGATCATGACACCGGAGTATATTTCCCTCAAAGATACGCTAACCGTGGGACAAGCCTTGGAACGAATTCGGAAATTAGCCAATGCTTCTGAAATTATTTATTATCTTTATGTGACTGATGCCTCTCGCCATCTCACGGGAATTGTTTCTTTGCGGGATTTAGTCGTAACCGATCCCGATGTTTCTCTCTCAGAGATTGTCACCCGAGAAGTGGTTTCCGTTTATACCGATACCGACCAAGAAGAAGTCGCCCGTTTGATTCAACGGTATGATTTATTAGCGATTCCTGTGGTTGATCGAGAACAGCGTCTGGTGGGAGTGGTGACCGTGGATGATGTCATGGATATCTTAGAACAAGAAACCACTGAAGATATCTATACCCTCGGTGGCGTACAATCTGATGGCGATAATTATTTCCAAACCAACTTATTAGCTGTCGCACGAAAGCGGGTGGTGTGGTTATTTGTCTTGCTGCTAACCAATACCGTTACAGGAAGTATTATTCAATCTCACGAAGCCATTTTACAGCAAGTGGTCACTTTAGCTGCCTTTATTCCACTGTTAACAGGAACAGGGGGAAATGTCGGCGCACAATCTTCAACCGTTGTTATTCGCGGTTTAAACACCGATGAAATACGGTCTCTGGGGGCGAGTTATGTCATTTTTCGGGAAGCGATCGCGGGGGTCTTATTGGGAACAATTTTAGGCTCTGTTGCAACCTTATGGTCATATTGGTTACAAGGAAATTTAATGGTCTCTTTTGCGGTGGGAGCAAGTCTCATCGCGATCGCGCTTCTCGCCTCTGTCGCTGGATCGGCCCTACCTTTTCTCTTTCGCGCCTTAGGGTTAGATCCCGCCTTAATGTCGGCCCCTTTTATTACCACTGCTGTGGATGTGCTTGGGGTTTTAATTTATTTCACCATTGCGCGAGTCGTATTAGGATTATAA
- a CDS encoding peptidylprolyl isomerase, translating into MLNREKLLEQLRLLARTSIITVLLLSLSVGLSGAWWNFWSDDSQNQDKQKRESILAQGEAITDPTALLRYSLPFDNYPARQLQDSIEDIGLRLRGKRWGPISKDLKTASRVLNSKTEQLLAGVPEPNRERAKELLPQIKENVNKLREVVEDRELETIWLARREVLEQLDEFEALYVEEFPFSVPEEYADLPQLKGRARVEVETNKGDLTVVVDGYSAPVTAGNFVDLVDRGFYDGLEVNRVNDFAVQTGDPPGPEEGFVDPETGEYRSIPLEILVRGDEKPVYGSTLEEIGRYQDQPVLPFSANGAVAIARPSGDPNGGSSQFFFFKFDTELTPPGFNFMDGRYAIFGYTVEGDEILEDMQEGDKIISAQVVSGLENLQRPQDTSQTAANSDDDIRS; encoded by the coding sequence ATGCTAAATCGAGAAAAACTGCTGGAACAGTTACGATTGTTAGCTAGAACCAGCATTATTACCGTCTTACTTTTGAGTTTATCGGTTGGACTCAGTGGTGCGTGGTGGAACTTCTGGAGTGATGACTCCCAAAACCAAGATAAACAGAAGCGGGAAAGTATTCTCGCCCAAGGAGAAGCAATCACCGATCCCACTGCTTTACTCCGCTACTCCCTCCCTTTTGATAATTATCCCGCCCGTCAATTACAAGATAGTATTGAAGATATTGGCTTGCGATTACGCGGTAAACGCTGGGGTCCTATTAGCAAAGACTTGAAAACGGCTAGCCGTGTTCTCAACTCCAAAACAGAGCAACTGTTAGCGGGAGTGCCTGAGCCAAATCGGGAAAGAGCTAAGGAGCTATTACCACAAATCAAAGAAAATGTCAACAAATTAAGAGAAGTTGTTGAGGATCGTGAGCTAGAAACCATTTGGCTTGCTCGTCGGGAGGTTTTAGAGCAACTTGATGAGTTTGAGGCTCTATATGTGGAAGAATTTCCCTTTTCAGTTCCCGAAGAATATGCCGATCTCCCGCAACTGAAAGGACGCGCCCGCGTCGAAGTGGAAACCAATAAAGGGGATTTAACCGTCGTTGTTGATGGCTATAGTGCGCCTGTTACCGCAGGTAACTTTGTGGATTTAGTCGATCGCGGTTTTTATGATGGCTTAGAAGTGAATCGCGTCAATGATTTTGCGGTGCAAACCGGTGATCCGCCAGGACCCGAGGAAGGTTTTGTTGATCCTGAAACGGGAGAATATCGCTCCATTCCCTTAGAAATTCTGGTTAGAGGCGACGAAAAGCCAGTTTATGGGTCAACCCTCGAAGAAATTGGTAGATACCAAGATCAGCCTGTATTGCCCTTCTCCGCAAATGGTGCGGTCGCGATCGCGCGTCCGAGTGGTGACCCCAATGGCGGATCGTCTCAATTCTTCTTCTTCAAATTTGATACCGAATTAACCCCACCTGGCTTTAACTTTATGGACGGGCGTTATGCTATCTTTGGTTACACCGTAGAAGGGGATGAAATTCTGGAAGATATGCAAGAAGGGGATAAAATTATTTCAGCGCAGGTGGTCAGTGGTCTAGAAAACTTACAACGTCCCCAAGATACGTCTCAAACGGCTGCTAATAGCGACGATGACATCAGAAGCTAA
- the thiL gene encoding thiamine-phosphate kinase yields MTSEAKLTVADIGEQGLLAKLHRFCSANIVGDDAAVINWSSDHSLVVTTDVLVDGVHFSDGMAQPNVHTTTPEDVGWRAVAANLSDLAAMGATPCGITVGLSLPKTVPVGWVERLYQGLSECLEAYEAVLWGGDVTCSSLVTIAISAIGKIDPQRVIRRQDAKVGDVILVTGEHGLSRAGLELLLHPQRQSELDAVSCEHLIHAHQRPQPRLDILPLLWEILPEFRVAGMDSSDGLADAILQICRASGVGAKVDLDLLPIPPALSQWVSPEQAIEWALYGGEDFELVLALPREAAKQLEQKSGNPTRIIGEITSQPQVEAKSSLLSHNSTLNLSQGFQHWGL; encoded by the coding sequence ATGACATCAGAAGCTAAGCTCACCGTTGCTGATATTGGGGAACAAGGGCTCCTGGCAAAATTGCATCGCTTTTGTTCGGCGAATATCGTGGGGGATGACGCTGCTGTCATCAACTGGAGCAGTGATCATTCCCTCGTTGTGACTACAGATGTGTTAGTGGATGGCGTTCATTTTAGCGATGGTATGGCGCAACCGAATGTTCACACGACCACACCCGAAGACGTTGGTTGGCGAGCCGTTGCTGCTAATTTATCTGATTTGGCTGCGATGGGGGCGACTCCTTGCGGAATTACCGTTGGCTTGAGTTTACCAAAAACAGTCCCTGTTGGTTGGGTGGAACGTCTCTATCAAGGCTTAAGTGAGTGTTTAGAAGCATACGAAGCGGTGTTATGGGGAGGAGATGTCACTTGCTCTTCTTTGGTTACGATTGCCATTAGCGCGATCGGAAAAATTGATCCGCAGCGAGTGATTCGTCGTCAGGATGCAAAAGTTGGAGATGTCATCTTAGTGACAGGAGAACATGGCTTATCCCGTGCTGGGTTAGAGTTACTATTACACCCCCAACGACAGTCTGAACTTGATGCTGTCAGTTGCGAACACCTGATTCATGCCCACCAACGTCCCCAACCCAGATTAGATATTTTGCCGTTGCTATGGGAGATTTTACCTGAATTCCGTGTCGCTGGAATGGATAGTAGTGATGGTTTAGCTGATGCTATTTTACAAATTTGTCGTGCGAGTGGGGTGGGAGCAAAAGTTGATTTAGATTTACTTCCCATTCCCCCAGCCCTCTCACAATGGGTTTCTCCCGAACAAGCAATAGAATGGGCGTTATATGGGGGAGAAGATTTTGAATTAGTGTTAGCCCTCCCTAGGGAAGCTGCAAAGCAATTAGAACAAAAGTCTGGAAATCCCACGAGAATTATTGGTGAAATCACTTCTCAACCACAGGTAGAAGCAAAAAGCAGTTTGTTGTCTCACAATTCGACACTGAACTTAAGCCAAGGGTTTCAACATTGGGGACTATAG
- a CDS encoding tetratricopeptide repeat protein, with product MLKNGEVAAQKKVSVQPKTPESSEPKPREAPSSKETQEQVSPEEKMAKMVEPYLRRGKQFIDKQDYTKAIMELREALKLNSQNSQAHTLLGLAYVKQNQLGMAKIHINKALQIDPKNEMALEGKQVLEKLLKQGQGTDGGKKANGNRGLLGGLFGKKKK from the coding sequence ATGCTAAAAAATGGTGAAGTTGCTGCTCAAAAAAAAGTTTCTGTTCAACCCAAAACCCCTGAATCTTCTGAGCCTAAACCAAGGGAAGCTCCCTCGTCAAAAGAAACGCAAGAGCAGGTTTCTCCCGAAGAGAAAATGGCAAAAATGGTTGAACCTTATCTCCGTCGAGGAAAGCAGTTTATTGATAAACAAGATTATACCAAAGCAATTATGGAGTTGCGGGAGGCGTTAAAACTAAATTCTCAAAATAGTCAAGCTCATACCTTATTAGGATTGGCGTATGTCAAACAAAATCAACTGGGGATGGCAAAAATTCATATCAACAAAGCCCTCCAAATTGATCCGAAAAATGAAATGGCTTTAGAAGGAAAACAAGTTTTAGAAAAACTCTTAAAACAGGGTCAAGGAACAGATGGTGGGAAAAAAGCCAATGGGAATCGCGGACTCCTTGGGGGATTATTTGGTAAAAAGAAAAAGTAG
- a CDS encoding inositol monophosphatase family protein, translating to METTDQLKTYLEIATEAALAAGAVLQDYWGNLSQVEEKGRSGDLVTNADRASETVILEIIQRHFPNHSILAEESGSFGKQQAEYLWAIDPLDGTTNYAHQYPIYAVSIGLLIAGVPQVGVVYNPARKELFRAATGWGASCNRQPIQVSKTDELAHSLLVTGFAYDRRETSDNNYAEFCHLTHLTQGVRRSGSAALDLADVASGRVDGYWERGLSPWDLAAGMVIVAEAGGKISSYDGSPVSLSEGRILASNPKIHSVLSEALLNTPQ from the coding sequence ATGGAAACAACCGACCAACTCAAAACCTATTTAGAAATTGCCACTGAAGCTGCCCTTGCTGCTGGTGCAGTCCTCCAAGACTATTGGGGAAACTTAAGTCAAGTGGAAGAGAAAGGACGGTCGGGAGACTTAGTAACCAATGCCGATCGCGCTTCGGAAACAGTGATTTTAGAAATCATCCAACGTCATTTTCCGAACCATAGTATTTTAGCGGAAGAATCCGGTTCTTTTGGCAAACAACAAGCGGAGTATCTCTGGGCTATTGATCCCCTCGATGGGACGACGAATTACGCTCACCAATACCCAATTTATGCCGTTTCTATTGGCTTACTCATTGCTGGGGTCCCGCAGGTGGGAGTCGTTTATAATCCCGCCCGAAAAGAACTGTTTCGAGCAGCCACAGGTTGGGGCGCAAGTTGCAACCGTCAACCCATTCAAGTTTCTAAAACAGACGAGCTCGCCCACAGTTTATTAGTTACTGGCTTTGCTTATGATCGGCGAGAAACCAGCGATAATAACTATGCCGAATTTTGTCATCTTACCCATCTCACCCAAGGGGTACGGCGCAGTGGCTCGGCAGCACTGGATTTAGCAGACGTGGCGAGTGGACGGGTTGATGGGTATTGGGAGCGAGGATTGTCCCCTTGGGATCTGGCTGCGGGAATGGTTATAGTGGCAGAAGCGGGAGGCAAAATTAGTTCCTATGATGGCAGTCCAGTTTCCCTCTCGGAAGGGAGAATTCTTGCTAGTAACCCCAAGATCCATTCTGTCCTCAGTGAAGCACTACTGAACACTCCTCAGTGA